The DNA region TACTTCTTGTCGGGCTTCGGGCGGGATCTCAATGCGCCCGGCGTGCGGATCGAAGCAGGTTCCCCAACTGTACCGCGCTCAACCATACAGAATTGCCCCTTCCGCTTCTCTCACGGAGGGGGCAATTCGATGAACTCTCGGTGACGGCAGTTACCGAAGGTAATGATCAGCCTCCGGCAACGCTCCCGTCGGTCAGCCGCCGGCGACGGCGGGAATGATCGACACCCCGGCCCCGTCGGGCGTCGCCGTCTCCAGCCCCTGCTCGAAGCGGACGTCGTCGTCGTTCACGTACACGTTGACGAACCGCCGCAGCTGCCCCTGGTCGTCCAGGACCCGGGCGGCGATCCCGGTGTGGTTCTTCTCCAGATCGGAGATGACCTCACCAAGAGTCGCCCCCTCGGCAGCGACCTCGGCCTTGCCGCCCGTGTAGGTACGCAGAATGGTGGGGATACGAACGTTGACGCTCATGGGGTAAGACCTCCGGTCGGGGTGCGAAGCGCCCCGTCAGGGGCGCGGGGAACTGCGCAGTCTTTGTCTTTAGGGGCGCGGGGAACTGCGCGACCAGCCCCCGCCGACCCGCAGCGAAGGAACAACGACTAGCCGAGCCCAGCTTCACGGAAGGAATCCAGGTTCGGCCGGATCGTCGCGGTCAGCCCCGTGTCGGAAGCAACCGCGTCCAAGGTCTTCAGACCATCACCGGTGTTGAGCACAACAGTGGTCAGACTCGGATCCAGCAGACCATTCTCGATCAGCTTCTTCGCCACCCCCACCGTCACACCACCGGCGGTCTCCGCAAAGATCCCCTCGGTCCGCGCAAGCAACTTGATCGCGTCGACCACCTGCTCGTCGTTCACGTCCTCCACGGCGCCACCCGTACGCCGGGCGATATCGAGAACGTAAGGACCGTCCGCCGGGTTTCCGATCGCAAGCGACTTCGCGATCGTGTTCGGCTTCTGCGGCCGTACGACGTCGTGCCCGGCCTTGTACGCCACGGACACCGGCGAGCAGCCCTCGGCCTGCGCACCGAAGATCTTGTACGGCTTGTCCTCGACGAGCCCGAGCTTGATCAGCTCCTGCAGACCCTTGTCGATCTTCGTGAGCTGCGAGCCGGAGGCGATCGGGACGACCAGCTGGTCCGGCAGCTGCCAGCCGAGCTGCTCGCAGATCTCGTACGCGAGGGTCTTGGAGCCCTCCGCGTAGTACGGCCGCAGGTTGACGTTGACGAAGCCCCAGCCCTCGCCGGCCGGGTCGCCGATCAGCTCGGAGCAGAAGCGGTTCACGTCGTCGTAGTTGCCCTCGATGCCGACGAGCTCACCGCCGTAGACCGCGGCCATGACGACCTTGCCCTGCTCCAGGTCGTGCGGGATGAACACGCAGGAACGGAAGCCGGCCCGCGCGGCGGCGGCACCCACCGCGCCGGCGAGGTTGCCGGTGGAGGAGCAGGAGAGGGTGGTGAAACCGAAGGCACGCGCCGCCTCCAGCGCCTGGGCGACGACCCGGTCCTTG from Streptomyces sp. NBC_00258 includes:
- a CDS encoding ubiquitin-like small modifier protein 1 produces the protein MSVNVRIPTILRTYTGGKAEVAAEGATLGEVISDLEKNHTGIAARVLDDQGQLRRFVNVYVNDDDVRFEQGLETATPDGAGVSIIPAVAGG
- the thrC gene encoding threonine synthase, with translation MAAQTVASTTNSTPAANSVDLGPAAALSCRECGHRVPLGPVFACEECFGPLEIAYDFSAYDTEELRKRIEAGPANIWRYAPLLPVPADVADKPNINPGWTKLVQADNLARELGVEAGKLFVKDDSGNPTHSFKDRVVAQALEAARAFGFTTLSCSSTGNLAGAVGAAAARAGFRSCVFIPHDLEQGKVVMAAVYGGELVGIEGNYDDVNRFCSELIGDPAGEGWGFVNVNLRPYYAEGSKTLAYEICEQLGWQLPDQLVVPIASGSQLTKIDKGLQELIKLGLVEDKPYKIFGAQAEGCSPVSVAYKAGHDVVRPQKPNTIAKSLAIGNPADGPYVLDIARRTGGAVEDVNDEQVVDAIKLLARTEGIFAETAGGVTVGVAKKLIENGLLDPSLTTVVLNTGDGLKTLDAVASDTGLTATIRPNLDSFREAGLG